The genomic segment AGAGGAGGACGTCAGCGGTGCAGACATCTATCAagagcaaaaaacaaaacaatggtgGATACTGCTTATAAAAATGATAATCTGCCTTGTGTCCCGTTATAGGGGTCACATGAATATCTGAGATCACAAACATGGCTATTTGACTCTACTGATCGTAGCCGGCCCCTGCGATCTCTACTTACTGGTGGGGTCGAGTTTGTCTCCAGAAAACCAGTCAAGTTTTTCAGGAAAGATCTATTGCTTTCATTGACAGCTGAAAAGAAAGAGACAAGACCACGGCAAGTATTTAGgagaaaataaacaaagcatTTCGATTGTGATATTGTGTCATGTAATTCGGGGTCCTGTGCACAACGACCTCTTAACTTTACGCATGACTAAGAGGTCAAAAAAAGggcgaatttcaaattcatgtgattttttttttaatttgaatatactcacaatttgactggaaGGTTATTTAAGACTATTTGATTGAATGGTTCTGACCTGGAAATTCTAATTATATTTGATTTGGTTCttacaaatcgagttttcctccgaaaaagaAAACTggtatgtcaggaaggctattaacatctccaaatggctcaacggccgttaacttgtacatgaactcggcaggttttaggtggcgaacattAGAATTATtgctgtttccatggtcgaggtgcgataaatctcacatttgaatttacattggattatggggattaaaattcgaacgtgtgaatttttaaaactcaaattctaatttactctaagacccttgttaaatctgaaGAACTCCCACACCCTCAGCTGCAAGTGGTGAATGAAGAGCACAGTTATGTAGTTGAAGCTTTGTGAGAGCAGAATTCTCACCAACACTATGACTTTCAGGCCCAACAAGTCGATTCCCATCACTTGGAGCATCCGGACTCCGGTGGGACAGTTCATCATTCTGTTCTTCTAAACACCGGATTTGTCTTTTCAGTTCTTGGTTCTCCACTTCCAGCTCCTGGATCCTCCACTCTCTCACAGCAGCGGCCTCATCTCGAGACGCCAATATTTCATGCAGCTCTGCTACTTGTGTCTCCAGCTCTCTGACTAGTTCTGAGTACAGTGCAGTGACCCTGCTCCCCGAGCGTGTAGCCCAACAGTGTTCCCCCTGCGCAGCGTGACTTGAAAGTGCTCCTTGGTCTTTCCCTCTAAATGTGACTCCGGCAGTACATTCACCAGATCTTACAGCCTCTTGCTGAGACGACGATTGAGGCCGAGCAAGTACCGGGCAGCACATGGATGTGTTTGACGTCCTCTGACGCTTTCTGTAGAGAGAGTCTTCATCAGCGCTGCGATGGACGGACGCTGGAAGAACACTGAAATAGAAATGCGATACAGTTCCACTGGGGTCAATCAGTCCAGTCATTTCAATCAGCACAGCCATATGAGCAAAATACACAAACAGCAGTATCACAAACCTGGGTGTTATTAGGCCCTGCGTGCGGCCATTTTTGGGAACGTGGAAGCTGTCACTACTCAAGGCAGCATCTGATTGGTCAAACCTCAGCTCTCTGTCTGTCCTGGCCGTATCTCCAGCAACGAGATCCATTGGTGCTGCTTGGGATAGGCAAGTCTTTACCAGTGGGAGAAGTGCCTGACCTGCAGCAAAACAAAGGTAACGACAAAGATATAGAGAGTAAGAGAACGATGGCTCCTATTATAGAATTGTGTATATATAGGCTTGCCAGTTACAATCGGCATTCCCAGACCTGTTGGAAATCTTTACTTGATATTCCAGGTATGTTATATTCCCCTTATCAGTATATAGTCTTTAAAAACAGGAGCTtcaatggattctgtcatgatttttatggtgtcgttttaatttctaaattacactgcaaataattcactctactgtatataatttcattcctaaaccattttttagttgtaatattggtgtgtaggtgcatctccggtcattttgcctggtcctgtgctttcagaaagagccagcactttaggatggaactgctttctggcaggctgttgtttctcctactcaatgtaactgaatgtgtatcagtgggacctggattttactattgagtgctgttcttagatctaccaggcagctgttatcttgtgttagggagctgttatctggttaccttcccactgttctgttgttaggctgctggggggtggtatcagtccaacttgcagtaaagagtgatttaagtttatcacagcacaagtcacaagactgggggcagctgggaaacggacaatatgtctggccccatgtcagatttcaaaattaaatataaaaaaaatgaagttgctcttttgaaaaacagaattctgctggagcagcactattaactaaaaaaacaaaacaaaaaataaaacatgttcccatgacagtgtccctttaagatatAGAATTTATGCTTAAAACCAATATTCACCAATATATTACTCCTCACTATTAAATGATCAAGCCGGTTGCAAGTATAGGAATATAGTTGCTGAAGCACAATGTAAATACTCCTAGAGAgtgtatataaatctatatatttcaTGTAATAAATGCAATAGTATTGTGTCTGATGTGCAACTATCAGGGATCTGACTTGAGAGAGGCGGGTGAGAATAcagagtttccttggctgtgcCCAGTGAGAAGCCACTTTATAGATAGTGTTTTGTGCATATGTGAAACTTGGGACCTTTAGAGGTGTCTGATATGAGACCCTGATTATGTGTTGATTGTGGGGGGAGGGGATGAAGATGTAGAAGGAAATCTAATGAGGCAAATGTGCAGTGTAGAAAGACTAGGAACCAGGAAGAATAATggccattgtgtgtgtgttgctaAATGATCTCCCACGTGTCACCTGACAGAGGATTGTGCAAATTGAAGTTCAGCAACAGCAGAGACATTTGATGAGAGGAATCCCATGTTGCAGGTCCCTCACACAAGTCGATATAACCGGGAAAGGGCTTGAGATGTGACTCACTTGTACTCACCTCCATCCCAAGGGCCCCGTGGCCTCTCCTCTCACCACGACTGGCTGTTCCGCGATTCCGTTTCCCTCCTGCCCCAAAAATCTCTCACCTACATGTGTCTGTTTACATTAGGAGCCATTTCCGGGTCTTGAGTTCCTGCCCTCACTTTCAGTAGCTTATTACCTGATTGGCCGCCGTGTTTTTCATCCTGTGCTCAGATTGGTGGAAGATAATTGACCCCACCCCCTTCCCCTGTCTGCTTTGGTTATCCATCTTTCTCTCCGGAAACCAGGAACCGACCCAGCGCCCCGCCCACCCATCCTTGTATCCACGGTAACGGCCTGTGGAACCCTCCCCGAGGTGACGTAAAGCTGTATTGTGGCGAATCTCGGTGACGTCAGTGCGCCAAGTAGTCAGTCAGGCCTGCAGCgcgaccggaagtgacgtcagaccCATGCGGAAGCGTTACCGTGGTGATACTGAGGTAAGAGGTCAGTTCATTGACTGAATTCGTGGAAGGGAAATACGTTTGTGAGCGAGAATGACGTGAAGTACAGTGTAAATGAGtgtgcacacctcccaacattttggaaataaaaagagggacagaaaagTTGTCGCCcatgtgtggccacaccccctaattaccattttacaacattttacaggttataaaagtttgaacacatttctgtgtttttttcacttattccagttttgctaatgaagatgaattgccctttaagctgtgagtctgacttctcccaagggacctgttatcttatattgttacaattacttatttgatgATCTagaaatagttacaaaagtatcttatctgcagctgtggctgttctgggctctctgccaaaagccaattacgttagaaactttgtttctttttctgcctgttcagtgcagagaaaatcgggactttccagcacaaacgagggactgcgggttgagctgtcaaaagagggactgtccctctgagaacgggacagttgggaggtattgaGTGTGTAATATAGATGGGAATTATAAGTAATGCTCCTCACATGATGTACTTCATTTATAACCAAAATGGCAGAAGGTGCCACTCACAATGACCAACTGCCCCCTGACTGACCTTGTCATGGATCTTCATTCATATTTGTCCAGTCCTGTTGGTTTAGGTTTCAACTTTTCGATTGGATTTTTCATCATTATTCTGATTCGGCCAAACCGAagccttaaaatcacgtgacttttcatcacgcAAACAAGGAAGTGTCACAAGACACGCGGTTCGCTCTAACCGTAATTTGCAAGTGATActcaggattcagccgaatgtttcatgaaggattcagaaTTTACTTGCTGGAGttgagacttaagctggccatagacgtgcagatatagcCTTCGTATGGGAAGAACGaacatcttccgacctgccactaaccattcggaTCAAATCAAGTAGTAAAAGGAGCAAAGGGAACAAACCAGAAGATATCCTGCCTTGACAACAATTTAGAAAaggttacagagtcggcgaccccccctcccagagctgctttagactttacacttcaatattagaaaaaggggcatagaaagtaattgggaaaaagtcattatttctggtgaactgtttGAAACCAAccgaactgaaaaagtgttgaaaggtgaacaacccctttaagaattcaattgcttcattatataatatacacagggactacattttacctgctgctttcaaggttaaaccTCCCAAacgtggttgcccttttattggccagcAGTGGGATCAGCTGACTGTAGCCATAGTACACTCTCATTGGTCACATTGGGCATCAGATAGAGATGTGGCACAAGGTTGGTGAACCCTATCAACCAAATAGCTCCTGAACAAAAAAGCGATATCATTTCAAAactacaaatactaaaaaaaaacgaagaccagttgaaaattgTCACTCTCTACGTTGTActtaaagttatttaaaagggaaacaacccctttaagtcccaGCAACAAGACCAACTGCAGTGCTGCTGCTGCAATTAAATGTAGTCAGATGCATCATGGTACTGCTGTGTGTCACTGATCGGGTATCCATAGTTGATGGTTGCTTCAAAATGTAACATTCAAAATGCCCCTGTGCCATTGCCTTTTCTGTGTGAGAGATGGAGGAGCCTATGGCAGATGAAAGAGGTCTAAATCTGCTCGATGTGTCCCTACATGAGCCCCCCGTAACCCTCTGCCTGTCCAAACGTTGTATCACTCAGTATTGTTCAGCAACATTAGTCACAGTATAAAATCACCCTCAATCCATTATGGTCGCTGCTGATATCAGTGGGACCCGCCCTCGCTCCGTATTGTGAAATAATGTCATTTATCACCTTCTCTTTCCTCAGCCCCTGTGTTTCAGCTCAGATAGTATTgtttagtatagtatagtattccAAAGTATTGTATAGtattgtatagtatagtattgTATAGTAAAGTATTGTATTGTATAGTATTGTATTGTATAGtattgtatagtatagtattCCAAAGTATTGTATAGtattgtatagtatagtatagtattgtATAGTAAAGTATTGTATAGTATAGTAAAGTATTGTATAGTATAatattgtatagtatagtattatatagtattgtattgtattgtatagtaTTCCAAAGTATTGtattgtatagtatagtattgTATAGTAAAGtattgtatagtatagtatagtattgtATTGTATAGTATTGTTTAGTATTGTATTGTATAGTATTTTATAGTATAatattgtatagtatagtatagtattgtATTGTTTAGTATTGTATTGTATAGTATTTTATAGtataatattgtattgtatagtattgtatagtatagtattgtatattatagtatagtattgTATAGTATTGTATTGTATAGTATTGTTTAGTATTGGATTGTATAGTATTTTATAGTATAatattgtatagtatagtattgtttagtattgtatagtatagtatagtatagtatagtattgtattgtattgtatagtatagaattgtatagtatagtattgtattgtattgtatagtaTAGAATTGTATAGTATTGTATTGTTTAGTATTGGATTGTATAGTATTTTATAGTATAatattgtatagtatagtattgtttagtattgtatagtatagtatagtatagtatagtattgtattgtattgtatagtatagaattgtatagtatagtattgtattgtattgtatagtaTAGAATTGTatagtattgtattgtattgtattgtatagtatattatagtattgtattgtattgtattgtatagtatattatagtattgtatagtatattatagtattGTATAACTGCATTTATGGGCTGACTGAGATTCTCAACCAGACAGATTTTCCACCCCGGGCCCAGTCTGTAACATTCCAGTGGATTTTAACTGGGAAAGGTGGCAGTTTtaggggcggggctgtgatggaAAAGGGGCGGATCATGAAGGGGATTTGGTGGTTTGAGCTGGTGATAGAGGGtcaggggggctcatttataaacacagggcaaatttgcacctgggcagtaaccaatagcaaccagctatgaggttttttttgctgccagctgcaattagaaaaaagaaaatagatctgattggttgccatgggttactgcccagatgcaaatttgcacagtgttagtaaatgataGTGTTGCAATGATATGAGCAGTCAGGGAGATCAGAGGAAGGAACTGTAAGAGACAgatgcagctttcaaatgtgtaATTAACATATATGGAAAGTTGTTTTCATTGTTTGGGGacacatcccctttaaacagaagACTCCCGGGGAAAGATATTGCGCCTGACGCTTTCATCTGGCGACCTGTTCCTTCCCCAATCACTTTAGCAATACCGACAGTTGCAGCGGCAGTTACTGAGTCGCGGGACACTGACTGTCATACCCGGTTACACTGCTCATACAAACGACTCCCTGCTGAAtaatggaggaggaggaggaggaggaggaggaagaactGGCCTTTGAGCAAAGAGACACATAAAAACAACTCTGATAAAAGAGACAGTTCTGGTACAAGTGGAAAACACAgacagttttcagtttcataacGTGGGCCCTGAGCTGCTGAGCCGTGTAGCTTAAAGCATTCATGTTATTGTATGTACATTATTTCTGCAGCCAGTGTTATTTACATTGTGTTTCATATTCAAAAGAAACACGGGTGCAGTAGCCACGACCATTAACTACTTACTACAGCCCCTGCCCCTGTGATTACCTCCAATATTTCATCCCTATGTCAGTTATCAttcagagagagacagagagattgGAATGACTATGGCTGGAATTGTGCAGATTTACATCGTAGCCCCAAGACAGatgctggggcagggactgataggaatgggatagggaccttagattgtaagctcactggggcagggactgataggaatgtgttagggaccttagattgtaaattcgctggagcagggactgatgggaatgggatagggaccttaggctgtaagctcactgggacagggactgatgggaatggtatagggaccttagattgtaaactcactaggACAGGAACTGATGAAAATTGGATAGGGATCAAGGATTGTAATCTCCATGGGgctgggactgatgggaatgggataaggatcttagattgtaaactcactgaggcagggactgatgggaatgggaaagggaccttagactgtaagctcactgggacagggactgatgggataggga from the Xenopus laevis strain J_2021 chromosome 9_10L, Xenopus_laevis_v10.1, whole genome shotgun sequence genome contains:
- the XB5788060.L gene encoding uncharacterized protein LOC495228 isoform X1, which encodes MEVSTSQALLPLVKTCLSQAAPMDLVAGDTARTDRELRFDQSDAALSSDSFHVPKNGRTQGLITPSVLPASVHRSADEDSLYRKRQRTSNTSMCCPVLARPQSSSQQEAVRSGECTAGVTFRGKDQGALSSHAAQGEHCWATRSGSRVTALYSELVRELETQVAELHEILASRDEAAAVREWRIQELEVENQELKRQIRCLEEQNDELSHRSPDAPSDGNRLVGPESHSVAVNESNRSFLKNLTGFLETNSTPPMSAPLTSSSPISLTDPKFTRPEVPTSPVIPHAIEPGPPTTTPEEVSNSPSEGMLRVSGVTSGFQYWMKMDESGENTLPESCVLWDEPLQETLPDGSPAWASPVEGNGRPKLELVPSSGVYITYQQLEDLSHIPPDKPKLMTRRLLDYFFSRETLARSSATGQRIAHNNTTMEKPLRLPDKVVTAIKAYVTRACGRGCNFNAVINSKCGTSRRAVKKMSIRIDWTEGGAKLCPRGAPGLLAQKGHNQMEKTQVPAIRGTDPLLPQSVPQNS